A section of the Humulus lupulus chromosome 2, drHumLupu1.1, whole genome shotgun sequence genome encodes:
- the LOC133817986 gene encoding defective in cullin neddylation protein AAR3 — MNSMDSYSSNCCDIFEVYRQFCDIGSGNLYFQGEEGYRKNEESQMAQCLREALTQLSKLVESRLHARMSVFDEILKLMSQLNLMVDFSEFSRFYEFVFFLCRENGQKNISVKKAVTAWRLVLAGRFRLLNQWCEFVEKNQRHNISEDTWRQVLAFSRCVHENLEGYDPEGAWPVLVDDFVEHMYRVSGSNENRNFSCNCGDSETESGVCDDSLPGLKNFPGLKRKTLDDLGKDDLGSLITIFPDSTNLNPVMSLKRNRSITYRPANWEDDDFMDITRCNNSQLNASTKSPCAIEGCMSKVVAGGIFPTTRSCLRVKQEARSSFAQNYKSSTAEKLLHKVT, encoded by the exons ATGAACTCCATGGATTCGTACAGCTCCAATTGCTGTGATATTTTTGAGGTTTATCGCCAATTCTGTG ATATTGGATCAGGGAATCTGTATTTTCAAGGGGAAGAAGGATACAGAAAAAATGAGGAATCGCAAATGGCTCAATGTTTACGGGAGGCATTGACTCAGCTTTCAAAACTGGTAGAGTCAAGACTACATGCAAG GATGTCAGTTTTTGATGAAATTCTCAAGCTTATGTCCCAACTCAACTTGATG GTTGATTTTTCCGAATTCTCACGCTTCTATgaatttgttttttttctttgccGTGAAAATGGTCAAAAGAACATCT CTGTAAAAAAGGCTGTTACTGCATGGAGATTAGTTCTTGCTGGGAGGTTTCGATTGCTTAATCAATGGTGTGAGTTTGTTGAG AAAAATCAGCGGCATAATATCTCAGAGGATACTTGGCGACAAGTTTTAGCATTCAGTCGCTGTGTACATGAAAATTTGGAAGGATATGATCCTGAAG GAGCTTGGCCTGTATTAGTAGATGACTTCGTTGAGCACATGTACAG GGTTTCTGGATCTAATGAAAATCGCAACTTTTCATGCAACTGTGGTGACTCAGAAACTGAGTCTGGTGTATGTGACGACTCCCTTCCCG GATTGAAAAACTTTCCTGgcttgaagaggaagaccctggATGACCTTGGAAAAGATGATTTGGGATCCTTAATAACGATCTTTCCAGATAGTACCAACTTAAATCCTGTAATGAGCTTAAAGAGAAATAGGTCGATTACTTACAGACCAGCCAACTGGGAGGATGATGACTTTATGGATATCACCAGATGTAATAATTCTCAGTTGAATGCTTCTACCAAGTCTCCATGTGCAATTGAAGGTTGTATGTCAAAAGTAGTAGCAGGGGGGATCTTCCCAACAACGCGCTCCTGTTTGCGCGTAAAACAGGAAGCACGTTCTTCCTTTGCTCAGAACTACAAATCCTCTACTGCTGAAAAACTCTTGCATAAAGTGACTTAA
- the LOC133817985 gene encoding starch synthase 2, chloroplastic/amyloplastic, translating to MASIRSFPFIPESKAESSVIINQKSYHQPRFPFFCNLPRRSLNSTRFSSSGRGSSVVGFCSGLIGGSSSRRRLQWNKPLRALDKGSEGGGERLDGSEDAIQATIEKSKKVLAMQRDLLKQIAERRKMISSINSSTVDSEEDETSDEEGDGSFLNTRLIDDENAAKNYNDRILSGTYTHSTKEKKRETPSSAASREFSGRKNKPEKDLPTLPQVDPIKQSKHSSLEEEASYEEGDSSSLNTRLIDDKIPAKHQNDRILFSAYVHSSEEKKRETPPSVASREFSERENKPGSNLPKENTLPIKQSKEDQSSPLPSFLSSNFKASPVKDERRVNLKESSLLLDKASDLKDKMQEESIPHLVHDKEDDSSKEEAKPPPLAGENVMNIIMVSAECAPWSKTGGLGDVAGALPKALARRGHRVMVVVPRYGHYAEAKDTGVRKRYKVAGQDMEVAYFQAYVDGVDFVFIDSPIFQHLEKNIYGGNRLDILRRMVLFCKVAVEVPWYVPCGGVCYGDGNLAFIANDWHTALLPVYLKAYYRDNGLMTYTRSTLVIHNIAHQGRGPVEDFLTVDLPQHYIDYFKLYDPVGGEHFNIFAAGLKTADRIVTVSHGYAWEVKTIEGGWGLHGIINENDWKLRGIVNGIDTKEWNPQYDVHLTTDGYTNYSLETLQRGKAQCKAALQKELGLPVRPDVPLIGFIGRLDQQKGVDLIAEAIPWMMGKDVQLVMLGTGRPDLEQMLRQFEGQHKDKVRGWVGFSVKLSHRITAGADILLMPSRFEPCGLNQLYAMKYGTIPVVHAVGGLRDTVQQFNPYEESGLGWTFDSAESNKLIHALGNCLLTYWDYKQSWEGLQRRGMTKDLSWDLAAENYEEVLVAAKYQW from the exons ATGGCTTCTATAAGGTCTTTCCCTTTTATCCCAGAGTCCAAGGCTGAGAGTTCTGTGATTATCAACCAGAAAAGTTATCACCAACCAAGATTCCCGTTCTTCTGCAATCTACCAAGAAGATCCCTTAATTCTACTCGTTTCAGTAGCTCTGGTCGTGGGTCTTCAGTAGTGGGATTTTGCAGTGGACTAATCGGTGGCAGCAGTAGTAGAAGAAGGTTACAGTGGAATAAACCTCTGAGAGCCTTGGATAAGGGCTCTGAAGGTGGTGGTGAAAGACTTGATGGATCAGAGGACGCGATTCAGGCCACCATTGAGAAGAGCAAGAAGGTTCTTGCTATGCAAAGAGACTTGCTGAAACAG ATTGCAGAAAGAAGAAAAATGATTTCTTCTATAAACAGCAGTACTGTTGATTCAGAAGAAGATGAGACCTCTGATGAGGAAGGAGACGGTTCTTTTCTGAATACACGTCTCATTGATGATGAAAATGCTGCCAAAAATTACAACGACAGAATCCTCTCAGGCACCTATACCCATTCTACTAAAGAAAAGAAGCGAGAAACCCCATCTTCTGCTGCCAGTAGAGAGTTTAGTGGACGTAAGAACAAACCTGAAAAAGATCTACCTACTCTCCCTCAAGTTGATCCTATCAAACAGTCTAAACACTCTAGTTTGGAGGAAGAGGCCTCTTATGAGGAAGGAGACAGTTCTTCTCTGAATACACGTCTTATTGATGATAAAATTCCTGCTAAACACCAAAATGATAGAATCCTTTTCAGCGCCTATGTCCATTCTTCTgaagaaaagaagagagaaaccCCGCCTTCTGTTGCTAGCAGAGAGTTTAGTGAACGTGAGAACAAACCTGGAAGCAATTTACCTAAAGAAAACACCCTCCCTATAAAACAGTCGAAAGAAGACCAGTCTAGTCCCCTTCCATCCTTTCTTTCAAGTAACTTTAAAGCCTCCCCTGTTAAAGATGAAAGGCGCGTAAATTTGAAAGAATCAAGTTTATTGCTTGATAAAGCCTCCGATCTTAAAGATAAAATGCAGGAAGAATCAATTCCACATCTAGTACATGATAAGGAAGATGACTCCTCAAAAGAAGAAGCAAAACCCCCTCCTTTGGCTGGGGAAAATGTCATGAATATCATAATGGTATCTGCAGAATGTGCTCCATGGTCAAAAACAG GTGGTCTCGGAGATGTTGCTGGGGCTTTACCAAAGGCTTTGGCTCGGCGTGGACACAGGGTTATG GTTGTGGTACCTCGCTATGGTCACTATGCTGAAGCCAAAGATACAGGAGTGCGGAAAAGATATAAAGTAGCTGGCCAG GATATGGAAGTAGCATACTTCCAAGCCTATGTTGACGGTGTAGATTTCGTTTTCATTGACAGTCCTATCTTTCAGCACTTAGAAAAGAATATATATGGAGGAAACCGATTG GACATTTTAAGACGCATGGTGTTGTTTTGCAAGGTTGCTGTTGAG GTCCCTTGGTATGTTCCGTGCGGTGGTGTCTGCTATGGAGATGGGAACTTGGCTTTTATTGCAAATGATTGGCACACGGCACTTTTACCAGTATATTTGAAGGCATACTATCGTGACAATGGTTTAATGACATATACAAGGTCAACCCTTGTTATTCATAACATAGCTCACCAG GGTCGAGGCCCAGTAGAGGACTTCCTCACCGTGGATCTCCCACAACATTACATCGATTATTTCAAATTATATGATCCTGTTGGTGGTGAGCACTTTAATATCTTTGCAGCTGGATTAAAGACAGCAGACCGCATTGTCACTGTAAGCCATGGGTATGCCTGGGAGGTTAAAACTATTGAAGGAGGTTGGGGTTTGCATGGAATTATCAATGAGAATGACTGGAAACTTAGGGGCATTGTGAATGGAATTGATACGAAAGAGTGGAACCCACAGTATGACGTTCATCTAACCACAGATGGTTACACAAACTACTCCTTAGAGACACTCCAAAGGGGCAAGGCTCAGTGCAAGGCAGCTTTGCAGAAGGAGCTGGGTCTACCTGTACGTCCAGATGTTCCTCTCATTGGCTTCATTGGTCGGCTGGATCAACAAAAAGGTGTTGACCTCATTGCTGAGGCAATTCCATGGATGATGGGTAAGGATGTGCAATTAGTCATGTTGGGAACTGGCCGACCAGATTTGGAACAGATGCTCAGGCAATTTGAAGGCCAGCACAAGGACAAAGTGAGGGGATGGGTTGGTTTTTCTGTAAAATTGTCTCACAGGATAACCGCAGGTGCAGACATTCTACTCATGCCTTCAAGATTTGAGCCTTGTGGATTGAACCAACTGTATGCCATGAAGTATGGCACAATTCCTGTTGTTCATGCTGTTGGTGGGCTGAGAGACACAGTGCAGCAGTTCAATCCCTACGAAGAATCTGGACTGGGGTGGACATTCGATAGCGCTGAATCAAACAAGCTCATACATGCATTAGGGAACTGTTTACTCACTTACTGGGATTACAAGCAGAGTTGGGAAGGACTCCAGAGACGAGGTATGACAAAAGACCTTAGCTGGGATTTAGCTGCTGAGAATTACGAGGAGGTTCTTGTGGCTGCCAAGTACCAGTGGTGA